Proteins encoded within one genomic window of Canis lupus familiaris isolate Mischka breed German Shepherd chromosome 12, alternate assembly UU_Cfam_GSD_1.0, whole genome shotgun sequence:
- the PNISR gene encoding arginine/serine-rich protein PNISR isoform X1, giving the protein MWDQGGQPWQQWPLNQQQWMQSFQHQQDPSQIDWAALAQAWIAQREASGQQSMVEQPPGMMPNGQDMSTMESGPNNHGNFQGDSNFNRMWQPEWGMHQQPPHPPPDQPWMPPTPGPMDIVPPSEDSNSQDSGEFAPDNRHIFNQNNHNFGGPPDNFAVGPVNQFDYQHGAAFGPPQGGFHPPYWQPGPPGPPAPPQNRRERPSSFRDRQRSPIALPVKQEPPQIDAVKRRTLPAWIREGLEKMEREKQKKLEKERMEQQRSQLSKKEKKATEDAEGGDGPRLPQRSKFDSDEEDEDTENVEAASSGKVTRSPSPVPQEEQSEPEMTEEEKEYQMMLLTKMLLTEILLDVTDEEIYYVAKDAHRKATKAPAKQLAQSSALASLTGLGGLGGYGSGDSEDERSDRGSESSDTDDEELRHRIRQKQEAFWRKEKEQQLLHDKQMEEEKQQTERVTKEMNEFIHKEQNSLSLLEAREADGDVVNEKKRTPNETTSVLEPKKEHKEKEKQGRSRSGSSSSGSSSSNSRTSSTSSTVSSSSYSSSSGSSRTSSRSSSPKRKKRHSRSRSPTIKARRSRSRSYSRRIKIESNRARVKIRDRRRSNRNSIERERRRNRSPSRERRRSRSRSRDRRTNRSSRSRSRDRRKIDDQRGNLSGSSHKHKGEAKEQERKKERSRSIDKDRKKKDKEREREQDKRKEKQKREEKDFKFSSQDDRLKRKRESERTFSRSGSISVKIIRHDSRQDSKKSTTKDSKKHSGSDSSGRSSSESPGSSKEKKAKKPKHSRSRSMEKSQRSGKKASRKHKSKSRSRSTTPPRRKR; this is encoded by the exons ATGTGGGATCAAGGAGGACAGCCTTGGCAGCAATGGCCCTTGAACCAGCAACAGTGGATGCAGTCATTCCAGCACCAGCAGGATCCAA GCCAGATTGACTGGGCTGCGTTGGCTCAAGCTTGGATTGCCCAAAGAGAAGCCTCAGGGCAGCAGAGTATGGTAGAACAGCCACCAGGAATGATGCCAAATGGACAGGACATGTCTACAATGGAATCTGGTCCAAACAATCATGGGAATTTCCAAGGGGATTCAAACTTTAACAGAATGTGGCAACCAG AATGGGGAATGCATCAGCAGCCCCCACACCCCCCTCCAGATCAGCCATGGATGCCACCAACACCAGGCCCAATGGACATTGTTCCTCCTTCCGAAGACAGCAACAGTCAGGACAGTGGGGAATTTGCCCCTGACAACAGGCATATATTTAACCAGAACAATCACAACTTTGGTGGACCACCCGATAATTTTGCAGTGGGGCCAGTGAACCAGTTTGACTATCAG CATGGGGCTGCTTTTGGTCCACCGCAAGGTGGATTTCATCCTCCTTATTGGCAACCAGGACCTCCAGGACCTCCAGCACCTCCCCAGAATCGAAGAGAAAGGCCATCATCATTCAGGGATCGGCAGCGATCACCTATTGCACTTCCTGTGAAGCAGGAGCCTCCACAAATTG ATGCAGTAAAACGCAGGACTCTTCCAGCTTGGATTCGAGAAGGTCTTGAAAAAATGGAACgtgaaaagcaaaagaagttggagaaagaaagaatggagcaACAACGTTCACAGttgtccaaaaaagaaaagaaggccaCAGAAGATGCTGAAGGAGGAGATGGCCCTCGTTTACCTCAGAGAAGTAAATTT gaTAGTGATGAGGAAGATGAAGACACTGAAAATGTTGAAGCTGCTAGTAGTGGAAAAGTCACCAGAAGTCCATCTCCAGTTCCTCAAGAAGAGCAGAGTGAACCAGAGAtgactgaagaagagaaagagtatCAAATG ATGTTGCTGACAAAAATGCTTCTGACCGAAATTCTACTGGAtgtcacagatgaagaaatttatTATGTAGCCAAAGATGCACACCGGAAAGCAACGAAAG CTCCTGCAAAACAGCTGGCACAGTCCAGTGCACTGGCTTCCCTCACTGGACTCG GTGGACTGGGTGGTTATGGATCGGGAGACAGTGAAGATGAGAGGAGTGACAGAGGCTCTGAGTCATCTGACACTGATGATGAGGAATTACGGCACCGAATCCGGCAAAAACAGGAAGctttttggagaaaagaaaaagaacagcagcTGTTACATGATAAACAGATGGAAG aagAAAAGCAGCAAACAGAAAGGGTTACAAAAGAGATGAATGAATTTATCCATAAAGAGCAAAATAGTTTATCACTACTAGAAGCAAGAGAAGCAGATGGTGATGTggttaatgaaaagaaaagaactccaaATGAAACTACGTCAGTTTTAGAACCAAAAAAAGagcataaagagaaagagaaacaaggaaggagTAGATCAGGAAGTTCTAGTAGTGGTAGTTCCAGTAGCAATAGCAGAACTAGTAGTACTAGTAGTACTGTCTCTAGCTCTTCATATAGTTCTAGCTCAGGTAGTAGTCGCACTTCTTCTCGATCTTCttctcctaaaaggaaaaaaagacatagtaGGAGTAGATCTCCAACAATTAAAGCTAGACGGAGTAGAAGTAGAAGTTACTCACGCAGAATAAAAATAGAGAGCAATAGGGCTAGAGTAAAGATTAGAGATAGGAGGAGATCTAATAGAAATAGCATTGAAAGGGAAAGACGAAGAAATCGGAGTCCTTCTCGAGAGAGACGTAGAAGTAGAAGTCGCTCAAGGGATAGGCGAACCAATCGGTCCAGTCGCAGTAGGAGTCGAGATAGGCGTAAAATTGATGATCAACGTGGAAATCTTAGTGGGAGCAGTCATAAGCATAAAGGTGAGGctaaagaacaagagagaaaaaaggagaggagcCGAAGTATAGATAaagataggaaaaagaaagacaaagaaagggaaCGAGAACaggataaaagaaaagagaaacaaaaaagggaagaaaaagattttaagttcAGTAGTCAGGATGATAGGTTAAAAAGGAAACGAGAAAGTGAAAGAACATTCTCTAGGAGTGGTTCTATATCTGTTAAAATTATCAGACATGATTCTAGACAGGATAGTAAGAAAAGTACTACCAAAGATAGCAAAAAACATTCAGGCTCTGATTCTAGTGGAAGGAGCAGTTCTGAATCTCCAGGAAGTAGCAAAGAAAAGAAGGCTAAGAAGCCTAAACATAGTCGATCGCGATCCATGGAGAAATCTCAAAGGTCTGGTAAGAAGGCAAGCCGCAAACACAAGTCTAAGTCCCGATCAAG atcaacAACCCCTCCCCGTCGTAAACGCTGA
- the PNISR gene encoding arginine/serine-rich protein PNISR isoform X3, whose translation MWDQGGQPWQQWPLNQQQWMQSFQHQQDPSQIDWAALAQAWIAQREASGQQSMVEQPPGMMPNGQDMSTMESGPNNHGNFQGDSNFNRMWQPG comes from the exons ATGTGGGATCAAGGAGGACAGCCTTGGCAGCAATGGCCCTTGAACCAGCAACAGTGGATGCAGTCATTCCAGCACCAGCAGGATCCAA GCCAGATTGACTGGGCTGCGTTGGCTCAAGCTTGGATTGCCCAAAGAGAAGCCTCAGGGCAGCAGAGTATGGTAGAACAGCCACCAGGAATGATGCCAAATGGACAGGACATGTCTACAATGGAATCTGGTCCAAACAATCATGGGAATTTCCAAGGGGATTCAAACTTTAACAGAATGTGGCAACCAG GCTGA
- the PNISR gene encoding arginine/serine-rich protein PNISR isoform X2, whose protein sequence is MWDQGGQPWQQWPLNQQQWMQSFQHQQDPSQIDWAALAQAWIAQREASGQQSMVEQPPGMMPNGQDMSTMESGPNNHGNFQGDSNFNRMWQPEWGMHQQPPHPPPDQPWMPPTPGPMDIVPPSEDSNSQDSGEFAPDNRHIFNQNNHNFGGPPDNFAVGPVNQFDYQDLQDLQHLPRIEEKGHHHSGIGSDHLLHFL, encoded by the exons ATGTGGGATCAAGGAGGACAGCCTTGGCAGCAATGGCCCTTGAACCAGCAACAGTGGATGCAGTCATTCCAGCACCAGCAGGATCCAA GCCAGATTGACTGGGCTGCGTTGGCTCAAGCTTGGATTGCCCAAAGAGAAGCCTCAGGGCAGCAGAGTATGGTAGAACAGCCACCAGGAATGATGCCAAATGGACAGGACATGTCTACAATGGAATCTGGTCCAAACAATCATGGGAATTTCCAAGGGGATTCAAACTTTAACAGAATGTGGCAACCAG AATGGGGAATGCATCAGCAGCCCCCACACCCCCCTCCAGATCAGCCATGGATGCCACCAACACCAGGCCCAATGGACATTGTTCCTCCTTCCGAAGACAGCAACAGTCAGGACAGTGGGGAATTTGCCCCTGACAACAGGCATATATTTAACCAGAACAATCACAACTTTGGTGGACCACCCGATAATTTTGCAGTGGGGCCAGTGAACCAGTTTGACTATCAG GACCTCCAGGACCTCCAGCACCTCCCCAGAATCGAAGAGAAAGGCCATCATCATTCAGGGATCGGCAGCGATCACCTATTGCACTTCCTGTGA
- the PNISR gene encoding arginine/serine-rich protein PNISR isoform X6 translates to MWDQGGQPWQQWPLNQQQWMQSFQHQQDPSQIDWAALAQAWIAQREASGQQSMVEQPPGMMPNGQDMSTMESGPNNHGNFQGDSNFNRMWQPEWGMHQQPPHPPPDQPWMPPTPGPMDIVPPSEDSNSQDSGEFAPDNRHIFNQNNHNFGGPPDNFAVGPVNQFDYQSFVPSFGEMVMCPEEL, encoded by the exons ATGTGGGATCAAGGAGGACAGCCTTGGCAGCAATGGCCCTTGAACCAGCAACAGTGGATGCAGTCATTCCAGCACCAGCAGGATCCAA GCCAGATTGACTGGGCTGCGTTGGCTCAAGCTTGGATTGCCCAAAGAGAAGCCTCAGGGCAGCAGAGTATGGTAGAACAGCCACCAGGAATGATGCCAAATGGACAGGACATGTCTACAATGGAATCTGGTCCAAACAATCATGGGAATTTCCAAGGGGATTCAAACTTTAACAGAATGTGGCAACCAG AATGGGGAATGCATCAGCAGCCCCCACACCCCCCTCCAGATCAGCCATGGATGCCACCAACACCAGGCCCAATGGACATTGTTCCTCCTTCCGAAGACAGCAACAGTCAGGACAGTGGGGAATTTGCCCCTGACAACAGGCATATATTTAACCAGAACAATCACAACTTTGGTGGACCACCCGATAATTTTGCAGTGGGGCCAGTGAACCAGTTTGACTATCAG AGTTTTGTGCCTTCATTTGGAGAGATGGTCATGTGTCCTGAGGAACTCTGA
- the COQ3 gene encoding ubiquinone biosynthesis O-methyltransferase, mitochondrial isoform X1, translating into MWGGRKLSSCGNRLLGVLGPRSRGARAQAARFTARAEIQFNWTPQTKPWVFSDYRIMWFKSYRMTLACLSRMKIHRYPWTRLYSTSQTTVDSNEIKTFLALAHRWWDEQGVYAPLHSMNDLRVPFIRDNLLKTVAHHQPGKPLSGMKILDVGCGGGLLTEPLGRLGASVIGIDPVDENIKTAQHHKSFDPVLDKRIEYRACSLEEIVQETAETFDAVVASEVVEHVIDLETFIQCCCEVLKPGGSLFITTINKTQLSYALGIVFAEQIAGIVPKGTHTWEKFISPEKLESILESNGLSVQTVTGMLYNPLSGYWHWSENTSLNYAAHAVKSKAQEHPVPAEFVFKGETEELRDKDSTNPGVQEELKK; encoded by the exons ATGTGGGGAGGCCGCAAGCTCAGCTCCTGCGGGAATCGGCTCCTAGGAGTGCTTGGGCCGAGGTCCCGGGGCGCACGAGCTCAGGCTGCTCGCTTCACCGCTCGGGCAG aGATTCAGTTCAATTGGACTCCACAAACAAAACCATGGGTTTTCAGTGATTACAGAATCATGTGGTTCAAATCCTATAGAATGACTTTGGCCTGCTTGAGTAGAATGAAAATTCACAG GTACCCTTGGACAAGACTATACAGTACTTCTCAAACTACTGTAGACAGCAACGAGATAAAAACATTCCTGGCCCTGGCTCATAGGTGGTGGGATGAACAAGGAGTATATGCACCTCTTCATTCTATGAATGACCTGAGGGTGCCATTTATTAG agacaatcttttaaaaacagttgcTCATCACCAGCCAGGAAAACCTTTGTCTGGGATGAAGATACTTGACGTTGGCTGTGGTGGTGGATTGTTAACTGAA CCTCTAGGGCGGCTTGGAGCTTCAGTTATTGGAATCGATCCTGTGGATGAGAACATTAAGACAGCACAGCACCATAAATCATTTGATCCAGTCCTAGATAAGAGAATAGAGTACAGAGCGTGTTCTCTGGAAGAGATTGTGCAAGAGACAGCAGAAACATTTGATGCCGTTGTAGCTTCCGAAGTTGTAGAACATGTGATTGATCTAGAAACATTTATACAGTGCTGCTGTGAAGTGTTAAAA cctGGTGGTTCTTTATTCATTACTACAATCAACAAAACACAGCTGTCTTACGCCTTGGGAATTGTTTTTGCAGAGCAAATTGCAGGTATTGTACCAAAAGGTACTCATACATGGGAGAAGTTTATTTCACCTGAAAAGCTAGAGAGCATTCTGGAATCAA ATGGTCTATCAGTTCAAACTGTGACAGGAATGCTCTACAACCCCCTCTCAGGTTACTGGCATTGGAGTGAAAATACCAGCCTTAACTATGCAGCTCACGCTGTGAAATCCAAGGCACAGGAACACCCAGTACCTGCTGAGTTTGTTTTTAAGGGGGAAACAGAAGAGCTCagagacaaagactccaccaaccCAGGTGTACAGGAAGAGTTGAAGAAATGA